The following DNA comes from Corynebacterium urogenitale.
GCAGTAGCTCGCGGGGGATGCGGCGCAGGCCTTCGTCGACGAGCACCTCAAACTCTTCGTCGGTGACGTCTACAGCCATCGTGTGCACGGCTCCTGCTGGTGGATAGGTGGGAAGAGGGGTGGGAGTAGAGGGGGTTAGGAGGCCGGAGTGCCACCTGCTGCGGCACCTGATGGCGCTCCCTGTGGAGCAGCCCCACCCGGTGCTGGCTGGCCGGATCGAGCCCTATCAGCAGGGTTGCGCAGTGGGTTGCGTGGAGGCTGCTTTGCAGGCGGCTTGCCGTCGATGGTGAACTCCTGGCGTGCATCGCCTGCGATGACAGCAAAGCCACCACCCTGACGGCCAAAGGTAAGGGCGCAGTTGACGGTGCGGGAACCCGCCGCCCACGACTGTGACTGGATCGTGGTCCAGAACGGGGTGAGGGTGGAGTTGTACAGCGCGTCATCGCCACCGAGGAAGTTGCGTGCGGCCTCCGTGCAGCGCTCGTTGAGGGCGCCATTTTGCGCTTCGACATCCGGCCACGCGTCGGGGAATTGCTCACCGAGGTTTACCACCTCAGTGACCTGCCACGTGTGATCTTCCTGGCAAGGAACCTCCACGGGGATGTTGTTGTCCACGCGGACGCAGGTCTCTACTGGGAATGCGCGGGACTGATCAGTCTCCGCAGCCAAGCCGACGGTCTCGACGGAGCGACCCTTGGCATCCGGAACCATCACGCCACACAGCATGGTCCGGTCGCCCTCTGCCCAGGCGGAGGCTGGCGGCAGGATCGGGGAGATTTGGTATCGTCCCTCCGGATCTAAACGGCCCTCGAGATAAGACAAAGTAGGGCCGTTGCACAGCTCCGCCGTCAGCTGTCCCTGACGCTCCAGATCTGGGCGCTTGGCATTCTCGCCGAACTCACTGGTGGGGTAGAGGCTTAAGTCTTCCCGGGCGCTGACTTCGAAGCGGTGCTTCTCAGCGCAAGGGACTGTCGTGAATCCCGAGTTCACCCCGTCCGGTTGAGGAGTCCAGTTCACGCAGGAGCCAGTGTCGGCGTCGGTAAAGGAAACCGGGGCGGACTCCGTGGGTGAGGCGTTGCGCGCGGATGCGGACAGGGGGCTGGAATCCTGTGGGGCCATCGCGCCATATGCACCCGCGCCCACACCGCCACATAGCGCGGCCATGAGGACGACAGTGACGGAGCGCATGCGCCGCGTCCACGTTGAGTGACTGATGCTCACAGGCTTGGTTTCACTTCCGGTTGGCGGTCAAAACGGGCACGAAAACACAGGGTGATACTCACTGCCTGTATTAACTGGGTCTAGTGCGACCACTATAGCTAAGCTAAGTACCATGATCGATCTTAAGCTCCTGCGTGACAACCCTGAACTCGTACGCGCCTCCCAGCGCACCCGCGGTGAAGATGAGGGGCTGGTGGATCAGCTCTTGGAGGCGGATTCGCGCCGTCGTGACGCTATCGCCGCCGCGGATAACGCCCGTTCGGAGCAGAAGTCCTTCTCTAAGGACATGGGCAAGCAGATGAAGACCGCCTCCGAGGAGGAGAAGGTCGCCTTGCGCGAGGAGGGCAAGAAGAAGGCCGAGCGCGTCAAAGAGCTGGAGGCGGAGCAGAACGCCGCCGAGCAGGCCGTTTACGACCTGCAGATGCAGCTATCCAACGTGGTGGAGGACGGCGCCCCGGCTGGCGGGGAGGATGACTTCGTGGTCCTCGAACACGTTGGAACTCCGCCAGAGTTCGATTTCGAACCGAAGGACCACTTGGAGCTCGGCGAGTCCCTGGGGCTCATCGATATGAAGCGCGGCACCAAGGTCTCCGGCGCCCGCTTCTACTTCCTCACCGGCGATGGTGCTCTGCTGCAGTTGGGCATGCTCCAGCTGGCTGCGCAGAAGGCCACAGCCGCGGGCTTCAAGCTGATGATCCCGCCGGTGCTCGTGCGGCCGGAGGTCATGGCGGGCACGGGCTTCCTCGGTGCCCACGCCGATGAGATCTACCACCTGGAGGAGGACGACCTCTACCTCGTGGGTACCTCCGAGGTGGCACTGGCCGGCTACCACTCCGATGAGATCATCGACCTGTCCGCGGGCGCACTGCGCTACGCCGGCTGGTCCTCCTGCTTCCGCCGCGAAGCTGGCTCCTACGGCAAGGACACCCGCGGCATCATCCGTGTGCACCAGTTCGACAAGCTAGAGATGTTCGTCTACTGCAAGCCCGAGGAGGCACAGGAGCAGCACCAGAAGCTGCTGCAGATGGAAAAGGAGATGCTCGCCGCCGTCGAGGTTCCGTACCGCGTGATCGACGTGGCCGGTGGCGACCTGGGTTCCTCCGCAGCGCGGAAGTTCGACACGGAGGCGTGGGTTCCGACCCAGAACACCTACCGCGAGCTGACCTCTACCTCGAACTGCACAACCTTCCAGGGCCGTCGCCTGAAGACCCGCTACAGAGATGAGAATGGCAAGGCGCAGACCGTCGCCACCCTCAACGGCACGTTGGCCACTACCCGCTGGCTCGTGGCGATCCTCGAGAACAACCAGCAGGCCGATGGCTCCGTGGTGGTTCCGGAGGCTCTGCGTCCGTTCGTGGGCAAGGATGTGCTGACGCCTCGCTAAGGGTGCGTGGACACCCTCCTTTCGTTCGACGCCACCGCGTGTCCGCACTGTCAGTTTCATCCCCAGATTTGCAAAGGATCCATTCGTAGCTGTGAAGACGTTCAACTTCCCGCCTGATTTCACCCCAACCTTCGGGCACCCGGAGAGTAAAGAGTGGGTCTACGGTCGTACCGTGGTTCCCCTAGCCAAGTTCTGGATGAAGTACGTCCAGCGCTTGGAGGTGTTCATCGAGCACGCCGAGCGGATCCCCACCGAGGGGCCGGCGATGATTGCCGTGAACCACACCGGCTACTGGGACTTCGTCTACGGAGGCATCCCTGCGCACTTCCACGGCGGGCGCTTGGTGCGCTACATGGCGAAGAAGGAGATCTTCGATACTCCCGTCGCGGGCCAGATCATGCGGGGCTGCCGGCACATTCCGGTCGATCGCGCGGCGGGTGCAGAGTCCGCGCGCGAAGCGGTGCGCCGCCTGAAGGCGGGCGAGCTGGTGGGCATCTTCCCCGAGGCGACAATTTCTCGCTCCTTTGAGATTAAGGAGCTGCGCGAAGGCGCCGCTCGAATCGCCCATGAGGCGAACGCGCCCTTGATTCCGTTGATTCTCTGGGGTTCCCAGCGGGTCTGGACCAAGGGGCACAAATCCGTATGGCGCCCGAAGGACGCAAAGATCGTCATGTACGTCGGCGAACCCGTCGAGGTCACAGCCGATGCCACTGCCACCACAGAGCGCCTGCACACGGCAATGAAGGAGCTGCTGGAAACCGCCCGCGCGACATACGTGGAGCGCTTCGGAGAGATGCCAAAGGGTGAGTACTGGGTGCCAGCCTCTATGGGCGGCACGGCGCCGACGCTGGAAGATGCAACGGTGCAAGACCGCCGCGATGCGGAGAACCGCAAGAAGAAGCGTACGGAGGACAACGCTCGCCGTGCGGTCGAGGAAGCGAAGAACCGCGCTGAGCTAGAGAAAGCCAGCGGGGTGAAGAAGCTGTTGATCCAGGCCAAGCAGCGTCTCCGCTCCATGCGGAACAAGTAGCGCCCGGAGTAACCTGATGAACCACGATGACGAACACCACTGACACCACAGCTCGGACTCCGCAGGTAGGAAAGGCGCCGGGCACGCTCAGCGTGCGACCGGCGCCCTTGTTCGTTGTCTCCGATATCGATGGGACGTTCCTGAACTCCAAGGAACGGGTCAGCCCCCGCCTGCGAGCAGCCGTGAGCAACATGACACGTCGCGGCACAGTGTTCACCCTGGCATCCGGACGGCCAGCCCGTTGGCTGCTGCCCGTGCTGGAGCAGCTATCCGTCAAGCCCATGTGCGTGTGCGCCAACGGGGCAGTGGTCTACGACAGCGCCTCAGACACCATTGTCAGAGCCAATGAGCTTTCGGCTTCGACGTTGGCTGCGACGGTGCGAAGGTTGGCGTCGGAAAGAGAACACAGGCCGGGCACGGCGTTGGACGGCATGAGCTTCGCGGTTGAGAGAACGGGACGCAGCGCCTTCGACCGCGCAGAGGAACTATTCTGCGTCACCGAGATGTACGACCACGCATGGATCAGTGACGAGCACAATGTGATGAGCGAGGAAGAGCTCGTGAGCAAGCCCGCCGTCAAGCTGCTCGTGCGCAACCCGCAGGTGAGCTCCCAGGAACTCTACGACGCTGTCGCGCCGCTGCTGGACCCGCAGGAAGTCGCCGCCACCTTCAGCTGGGGCGGGGGGTTAGTGGAAATCAGCGCGCCGGGAACCTCGAAGCGCTCGGCACTGGAATGGATCGCCAGCGACATCGGAGTCACCGGTGCCGACACCGTGGCTTTCGGGGATATGCCCAATGACCTGGAAATGCTCACCTGGGCCGGGCTTGGCGTGGCGATGGGTAATGCCCATGAAGAGGTGAAAGCCGCCGCGGATATCGTCACAGGCGATAACGACAGTGACGGCGTGGCTGATGTGCTGGAGATGTGGTTCTAGTCATGTCGAAAATGGGTGAGGCTGTTTCGCGGCGCGTGGCGAAGATCCACATGCATCACCGGCGGCTTAAGCAGCGCAAACATGGTTGGGTAGTCCGCCCATTGACACTCATTGGTGGGTGGCTGGTGGTACTGGTTGGCTTGATTACGATCCCATTCCCCGGGCCTGGCTGGTTCACCGTGTTCCTCGGCGTGGGTATCCTTTCGCTGGAACTCGCGTGGCCCAACACTGTACTGGGCTGGGGGATCAAGCAATACGACAAGTTCGAAGATTGGTGGCGGCCGCAAAGCAAGCTCGTCAAGGGCTGGTGGATCTTCGTGATGCTGCTGGTCATTTGGGCAGTGTTTGCGCTCATATTCTGGTTCATGTGGAGGTCTGGGAGCCTGAACTGGGCTGAGGACTGGATTCTGCCGGTGCTCGACCGTAGTCCCGAGTGGGTGCAGCGCCTGTTTGAGAAGTAGGGCAGCAACTTTCCTGACCCGCCTGCCGCATATCCCGCCAACTGCCACAAACGCCGGTAACCTGTGTGAGCATGAGCGAAAACGGCAAGTATGACCTGATCGTGGTGGGCAGTGGCTTCTTCGGCCTGACTGTCGCCGAACGAGCTGCCAGCCAGAAGGGTGCGCGCGTCCTCATCGTGGAGCGTCGCGATCACATCGGCGGCAATGCCTACTCCGAAGCTGAACCGGAGACGGGCATTGAGATTCACAAGTACGGGGCGCACCTGTTCCACACTTCCAACAAGCGCGTGTGGGACTACGTCAACCAGTTCACCGATTTCACCGATTACCAGCACCGCGTTTTCGCGATGCATAAGGGCACCGCGTACCAGTTCCCGATGGGACTGGGCCTGATCAACCAGTTCTTTGGCAAGTACTACAGCCCTGATGAGGCACGTGAGCTCATCAGGGAGCAGGCCGGGGAAATTGCAGTGGAGGATGCGCAGAACCTTGAGGAAAAGGGCATTGCGCTGATCGGCCGTCCGCTGTACGAGGCTTTCGTGCGCGATTACACCGCTAAGCAGTGGCAGACCGATCCCAAGAACCTGCCCGCGGCGAATATTTCCCGCCTGCCCGTGCGCTACACCTTCAATAACCGTTACTTCAACGACACCTATGAGGGCCTGCCGGTCGATGGCTACACCGCATGGCTGGAGAACATGGCGAAGCACGAGAACATCGAGGTTCGCCTGGATACTGACTGGTTTGAAGTACGCGATGAGCTGCGTGCGGAATCCCCAGAGGCGCCGGTCGTGTACACCGGCCCGCTGGATCGCTACTTCAACTACTCCGAGGGGCGCTTGGGCTGGCGCACCCTGGACTTTGAAACTGAGGTGTTGGACACCGGTGATTTCCAGGGCACCCCGGTGATGAACTACAACGATGCGGAGTACCCATACACCCGCATTCACGAGTTCCGTCACTTCCACCCGGAGCGCGAGGACGTGTATCCGAAGGACAAGACGGTCATTATGAAGGAGTACAGTCGCTTCGCTGAAGACAACGATGAGCCGTACTACCCGATCAATACCCCGGATGACCGCGAGATGCTGTTGAAGTACCGTGAGCTGGCTGATGCTGAAACGGAGCAGCAGAAGGTGTTCTTCGGTGGTCGTTTGGGTACCTACCAGTACCTCGACATGCACATGGCGATCGGAGCGGCGCTGTCGATGTACGACAACAAGTTGGCGGAGCTGCTCTAGCTCCCCTCTCTGTTCACGCTTGCCCCGTGTTTGGCTGATGTTCTGAGGATTTCGGCCGAACGCGGGGCTTTTTGGATGTGGGCTGCGGATGGGGCGTGCGGTTGTCGGCTAGACAACGGGGGATGTCAGGAATCGCCAAGAAAAACCGACTGAATGGGCTCAATAGTCATTATTTCCTGGCGATTGCTGACAAACAGACCGAGGGGGAGCTGGTGGCACTGGAAGGGGGGGAGCTGGTGGCACTGGAAGGGGCGGGTGAGAAGGGATGGGCGCATCGAAAAAGCGAGGGAGTGGGGGAGGAGGGAGAAAAAGATCAAGAAACCGTAACAGTGTGGTGTTGGCTGACGTTGGAGTAGGGGAGCGAGGAATCCTAGCGGCAGGCTCTGTTGCGGATGTGATGGATGTGGCTTTGTGATAGATTCGCTTGCTAAAACTATCACTACGGCTCTTATGTGCGATAGGGTAGAAATTTAGCTGACTCTAAGGATGAGTCCTCTCGAGCTCCACACTGACGTTTCCAGAATCGGAGAAATAATGACTTCTCGACGCTTCACTCTTAAGGCGAAGTTTGTCGCTGTGCTGACCGCACTCTTCACTATGGCGGGCCTCGCACCGGCGGCGCAGGCTGCTCC
Coding sequences within:
- a CDS encoding septum formation family protein — encoded protein: MRSVTVVLMAALCGGVGAGAYGAMAPQDSSPLSASARNASPTESAPVSFTDADTGSCVNWTPQPDGVNSGFTTVPCAEKHRFEVSAREDLSLYPTSEFGENAKRPDLERQGQLTAELCNGPTLSYLEGRLDPEGRYQISPILPPASAWAEGDRTMLCGVMVPDAKGRSVETVGLAAETDQSRAFPVETCVRVDNNIPVEVPCQEDHTWQVTEVVNLGEQFPDAWPDVEAQNGALNERCTEAARNFLGGDDALYNSTLTPFWTTIQSQSWAAGSRTVNCALTFGRQGGGFAVIAGDARQEFTIDGKPPAKQPPRNPLRNPADRARSGQPAPGGAAPQGAPSGAAAGGTPAS
- the serS gene encoding serine--tRNA ligase → MIDLKLLRDNPELVRASQRTRGEDEGLVDQLLEADSRRRDAIAAADNARSEQKSFSKDMGKQMKTASEEEKVALREEGKKKAERVKELEAEQNAAEQAVYDLQMQLSNVVEDGAPAGGEDDFVVLEHVGTPPEFDFEPKDHLELGESLGLIDMKRGTKVSGARFYFLTGDGALLQLGMLQLAAQKATAAGFKLMIPPVLVRPEVMAGTGFLGAHADEIYHLEEDDLYLVGTSEVALAGYHSDEIIDLSAGALRYAGWSSCFRREAGSYGKDTRGIIRVHQFDKLEMFVYCKPEEAQEQHQKLLQMEKEMLAAVEVPYRVIDVAGGDLGSSAARKFDTEAWVPTQNTYRELTSTSNCTTFQGRRLKTRYRDENGKAQTVATLNGTLATTRWLVAILENNQQADGSVVVPEALRPFVGKDVLTPR
- a CDS encoding lysophospholipid acyltransferase family protein, translating into MKTFNFPPDFTPTFGHPESKEWVYGRTVVPLAKFWMKYVQRLEVFIEHAERIPTEGPAMIAVNHTGYWDFVYGGIPAHFHGGRLVRYMAKKEIFDTPVAGQIMRGCRHIPVDRAAGAESAREAVRRLKAGELVGIFPEATISRSFEIKELREGAARIAHEANAPLIPLILWGSQRVWTKGHKSVWRPKDAKIVMYVGEPVEVTADATATTERLHTAMKELLETARATYVERFGEMPKGEYWVPASMGGTAPTLEDATVQDRRDAENRKKKRTEDNARRAVEEAKNRAELEKASGVKKLLIQAKQRLRSMRNK
- a CDS encoding HAD family hydrolase, with the translated sequence MTNTTDTTARTPQVGKAPGTLSVRPAPLFVVSDIDGTFLNSKERVSPRLRAAVSNMTRRGTVFTLASGRPARWLLPVLEQLSVKPMCVCANGAVVYDSASDTIVRANELSASTLAATVRRLASEREHRPGTALDGMSFAVERTGRSAFDRAEELFCVTEMYDHAWISDEHNVMSEEELVSKPAVKLLVRNPQVSSQELYDAVAPLLDPQEVAATFSWGGGLVEISAPGTSKRSALEWIASDIGVTGADTVAFGDMPNDLEMLTWAGLGVAMGNAHEEVKAAADIVTGDNDSDGVADVLEMWF
- a CDS encoding TIGR02611 family protein, translated to MSKMGEAVSRRVAKIHMHHRRLKQRKHGWVVRPLTLIGGWLVVLVGLITIPFPGPGWFTVFLGVGILSLELAWPNTVLGWGIKQYDKFEDWWRPQSKLVKGWWIFVMLLVIWAVFALIFWFMWRSGSLNWAEDWILPVLDRSPEWVQRLFEK
- the glf gene encoding UDP-galactopyranose mutase, producing MSENGKYDLIVVGSGFFGLTVAERAASQKGARVLIVERRDHIGGNAYSEAEPETGIEIHKYGAHLFHTSNKRVWDYVNQFTDFTDYQHRVFAMHKGTAYQFPMGLGLINQFFGKYYSPDEARELIREQAGEIAVEDAQNLEEKGIALIGRPLYEAFVRDYTAKQWQTDPKNLPAANISRLPVRYTFNNRYFNDTYEGLPVDGYTAWLENMAKHENIEVRLDTDWFEVRDELRAESPEAPVVYTGPLDRYFNYSEGRLGWRTLDFETEVLDTGDFQGTPVMNYNDAEYPYTRIHEFRHFHPEREDVYPKDKTVIMKEYSRFAEDNDEPYYPINTPDDREMLLKYRELADAETEQQKVFFGGRLGTYQYLDMHMAIGAALSMYDNKLAELL